DNA from Quercus lobata isolate SW786 chromosome 1, ValleyOak3.0 Primary Assembly, whole genome shotgun sequence:
CTCGGcaatacaaatacaaaatagCCTTGGGACGCAGCCGAGGACGACTCAGTTCTCGGAATAACCGAGATCTCACAAGaggaaagggcaaaaatggtataaaaataactttggaaaaaatctaaaatatctatgatATTTAGAAAAGGGTACGCTAGGAAATATAACGatccgggaaagctgctcttactgccattcaatactctgcacctgacagagtcatactcttcagcttttacaaccacccccaaccactctgggtatgggctgatgggacaagtatcagtctgggaaaagtcgatcctacacgtggacgaaggataaggaacacaggctagtataaaaggaaaagtaagcaaacTAGGGAaaaggctgggaaaaatggccaaaaaccagagcctcccaacccgcctccaggagaaagactcctaaggtgaagacgacttaaccatgtatgtaTATCACgtaaaacccaccgtttggcgaccaaggcctagcctttcaaacccacgctctacaaatgatgttgtttgggcctttttacgtgcgaacccaacactgttacggtccgtcatgAATCGTATCCTTACAATAACCTTTACTAGTCATTAGGAAAATAAAATGTTCTCTTTGccttatttttttgcaaaaaaagatTGTAATTCTGTCTTGATTTTGCTTGAGTGAACTTCTCAATACTCCTTTCAAAATTTGAACATAAAGCTCACCTCTATTCAATTGTAAACTTACTTATGGGTGTGTGTACTGAGTGTGTAGTAAGGATCGCGTGACTATCAAGTTGCTAATACTACTTATTGAAAATAGACTTCACTtaacccaaaagcttaagtttATAAGTTTGGACACAAATatgttatataattttgtataaACAATATGTTATTTAATTAACCAATCAACAAGTCGCAAGTTCTATATTGTAGTTTAATGTTATATTCCAAAACCCCTGCCCTGAGTTCAACTTATGGTGAACAATATATGTGGAAAATTAAATATCTTATCATTTTGCCTACAAAATAAATAGCTAAAGTTTGGTGGTGGATAAATCTTCATGTAAGTTCTTAAATCACAATTTTTCCCTTGCAATTTCGAAAGTTAGGTTTTACCCCTAAATAAAACATATTTGCACGAGAGAAAATAAGAGAAGGATCCAAGGATCAATGTGTTAATTTTAATAGCATGTCACCATGTGGTATGGAAGAGACTAATTGAAAAGTTAATTCAGTTTAAATCATCAGTTTGTTGGACACAAGATCAATATGAAGGAATCGACATCTCCGTGCTTACAATATCATAGAATGTGAGATCTAAAATTCATCATGAAATTTGGGACCATTAATTAAGTAAACCAAGTTAATCTCAGGTTGATATTAACTAgatgacaatttttattttttatatgctgttttttaaaatctcacttATTCAAACTATAAGTTATTTCTAAACTAACACTACTATCAAGcttaaaaataacttaaacCGAGCTTAAATAAACTAAATCACTTTGAGCTTGGCTAAAGGTGAATTGGCTCAAAAGATCATTTATAATTATCATCCGGCCATCATACTTAACTTGATTAAGGTAGATGTACTAAGGGTGAACCTTCTAGTGCAAGGCTCAACCTGAATTGTTTTACAACCCATATATAATTAGATCAGAAATTGGTTCCACTAaccttatttttagccaactaGTGATTGCATTCGTGATTACAAGCACCGTAAAATACTACGAACTTTAATACATCAATAAATTTAATAGGTTTGGACGTTTGGTATTTCACAATACAACTGTCACTATAAACTGTTGCCCCTTTTCTTCCAGCACCACAATTTGGAAGCTGTGAGATAGAATTTCTAAGACATCTTTTGCAATCAATGCTAGTAATATCTCTAGTACACTGAGCTAACAAATAGAGTTGCTCTGATTCCGCAAGCTTTATTGTGCATCTTCCATACATCCTTGGTGTGACAAAAGCAATCCTGGCGAGTTTACTCAATAAATCTTCTGTCTTTTGGCCAAACTTAATGGGATCTTTTGCATTTTGTGAGTCCATAATTTCGTATCGGGTTTGGTTTTCAATTTGGCCAAAGAAATCCTTGACAAAGTATTTCAACATACTACATGCaaaatgataggccaagaatgcattgaccccttatgataaattaactaattgatttagccaagttaattaattaattcaattaacatataaaatgcgtggtagcacaaaaaaatcaccaattaactaaatgtagcggaaattaaattgacacggtgatttgtttacaaatgaagaaaacctacacgacaaaaatcccaccgggtgattttaaggtcaccactctcgaaaatctattattatcaaaacaagtgattacaagtaaaggaatctcagtaccttataccaacctacaattgaacatttactccaatactcaattggacttgttttgtagtaacaatctctcattttcaatgcatgactcccagtacgtgactaaccaatagatgtacagatcccaatacgcgacttgatcaccaacttgagaaagatgttggttgcaaatttcttcagttcatcacacaatgaaaAATCACGAacctccttggtcacaaaattcTAAGATGTACAAATATAACAGCTTCTttaaaagaaagatgaactagggcaaattctgcctccgatcacaatttgcatgaacaaaactttgcttcaTACTTGCGCaaccttttacggcccttaaaataatccttatatatgtttagggttgtgagaaaaaaaaaaaaaaaaaaaaaaaaaaaaaaaaaaaaaaaaacacacatactcacggattggagtgaaattagctctgaaaaactgaatttcataaacctcgacagatagggtatctatcaaGTTAGCTGTCGAGCTTCGGGTTTCAGCaactttttaaacctcgatagatgctaactgtcgagttttaaaatccagtacttcttcacttgtttctggGATAAACTTGTATGGCTTtgacacttgaacttgaaaccttgtttcttgaaatattaaacacatcttagatctacccaattacaagaattagctaattctaatttgacatatgttcctaatatcAAATCACACATGTCCTAACATAAAACTTGTTCCACATGACTGCACCTCTAGTATTTGGGCAAAGTGTTAGAATTTTTCTTGTTACATCGGCAACGCAGCTCATGCAATCTGTGACTGAGGTATCACCAGGACAAAGAGCTAGCCCATATGTTCTATCTTGACCATGACCTCTAGAACCAAGAGCAAAACCCGAGGGAGGGATTTCATAGGTAAGATAACTGATAAGATCTTTGAGATTTGTTTCATAATGATCATTGCTGGTGAAATTCTTAGAGCTTAAATAATAATGGGTAGGAACAACAGAAACGGTTTGGAGAAGAAGAACGAGGACTAACAAAATGAGAGAGGTGTATCAAAGTTATGAATCAGAtcagaaaggaagaaaaggaacGAAGTAAAAGATGAAAGAAGAGAAGGAATGAAGTCTGAGATAAACGACAGCTGTGCAGTGTAGTATAGTGTAGTGTAGACCTGTAGTTTAGTGGTGTATTTAAGTAGGATGTGTTCACACGTGAGACAATAACAAATACACGTGTTATAACTGTTCCCGCATAATTTGGGATAATTTACTTTGCTCTGTTTTCTGTATTTAGTTTAGTGATTTAGTCACGGATACATGTACAGGTTCATTCAATTGAATGGAATACAAGTTTTTCTTCATTCCAATTTCTCTCTAGCTTTagcttttctctcttccttcaattctCTGTACTCTGTACTTTCTTATAAGGTGAGGAGTTTTGAGAAAGACATGACTcaatatgtggatgatatgtagGTTTAATTAGTAGCATATATTGTAGCAATGTGGAATATGAGCGTATATAGTGATAGTTTCCTggacaattttcaaaatttttgagtaTTTAACGTTTGAGATTATTTATTGTTAAGAccttttcaaattaaataaaagcttttattttcctatgaGAAATAATGTAAACTTTGGGAAAGTGTCTTTTGGCAAAGTTGGTGACTTTCGGCTTGAACTAGTGGCTTTTGATACTGTTACTGTGAACTGTGAAGGCCACTTTCGTTTATACATTGAGGCATTGGGCAATTGTTTCAGGTTTCTGTGCTATAATGGGAAAGAATTTGATACGACCGTTGaataaatcacttttttttttggtgagttatatatattttcaaaggTATCAGTTTCACGACTTaataatcttttattttgttcttaCATGTAAAAGAAATACATGtgtaatattttcttgaattagaaaataattatattttttttaaaaatgaatcgATTATGCCTTTCAatggatgaaatgaagaacacacgttcacttaaaaaaaaattgaaatagaaaGGCAAGTTAAGATagattaaatatatttaaatgtttcttccccaaaaaaaaaagtttaaatgttctgctgttttgttttgttatatatatatatatatataaccatgaAAAGACGTACACAATATAATAAccaaaatttattgaaatatttattcaaaaaaatgaagtaATATGTGTACTACGAAGACACAATGGTTATTTATATTTGCTAATTTCATAGTTGCAGGTAGGAAGATTCGAAGTTTGGACATCTATACGTTAGTAACACTTAGATAAGTCAAACTATCAAACTACAATGCTCTTGACAATTGTTATCTATAACTCTTAacacttcaaaaagaaagaaaataatgtgTAGCCACTTGACTTCGGTTTCTCTTAAGAGCCTTTTTCCATTTCTCcctttcctataattttttcaatatttattttgtttatttaaccACATATTACTTTCTCAtataaatttctatttttgaggttTAGACAATAGTTTAATGGTAATAACATCATTTATAACTAATACCTAACGTAGTAGTTTGAATTTCATCTCTCCCTTCTCCATTATCTACCTATCTAACCACTAGTGGTTTGTATTACAACTTATCAAGGTAAAGGAGGTAAGTATTGAATGTTGTGATATTTGTGAATATTCTTTAGATTCAAGAATTGAATGTTGTATcttctccaccaaaaaaaaaaagtattgaatgTTGTGATATTTTCCACATAGGCAACTCTcctctttgaaaaaaattaaattcctcCAGTACTTGCCTTACATGAGAGAGGTGGCCACCATTAAATAgttaaaatcacattcacaatAATGAGCCTATCATCATAGGCGAAAATGGTGCAAAAggtttgaaaaatgaaaattacaaggTTGGATATTTTAAGCAAATCTCAGTTGAGCTCAGGTAGCTTGAACTTTTAGTAGTTAAAAATGAATAAGGTTGCTCAACATTGGCTCATTTGCATTATCAAAGCTAGAGGCTTCTTGATTAGGACCTGATTGTGTCAGTCATGAGCTAAGCTCGAGAAGCTCAGATTGCTTTACTTCCCTATATATTAATCTACAGCccaatattaaaaattttaattatcacATATTTTCCAATCCTTCCCCAAAGCTTTGTTCCTTGCAAAAGATGGATGGGTTCTGCAATTGACTTTGCAGTTTGCAGCATATCCCAGTTTATTGGGTTTCACATCTTGTTTTACCAACAGCAGAAAAACGTGGTCTAGTCTCAACTGCTATGTGCTAATCCCATTATTCATCTCTGCAGCCAATAGGAAATGCTGCTGAAAGGTTTCATGCTCTGTGCTCGAATAATAGTGATCGATGTTCTATATGAGGATCCTTATATTCAggatttttctctttcttccaaATGTTCTTTCATCATCTGTGGCATACTTAACTGTATGCAGTttattatagaataaataacCTCCCTTTCTAGCATTTATTGTTGGCCTTATAATTGTATAAAGAGTTGATGCTTCAAGTAGGCTTTgtgataattttattgtttaatgttATCCCAGATTGGCATTAATGCAAAGGGGCAATCACGTCATTATAAATTCaacacatcttttttttttttgcaaagcaTGGATCAAGAACTAGTACTTATTTGTTAAACACCCAATATCACATGGATCTCTTTGCTTTCTAatattttgcttattttctcaataaaaaatatttaaaaaatcgcttaatgatttttctttaaaaaaaataaaacccaaaaaccccaATTTTCACTATCAAGACAATGTCATGTTTCACCAGCAATTAGCCAATCACAAATGCATTTAAGGAGCTGGCTTAAATCCAATGCACAGAAAACTAGATCCGTTATCACGTATTTACATTTCAGGTTGAGTTTGTATCTAGTGACTAATTCTACTAGATACATTGAAATACGGACACACGTTCAATTATATCCTAACATGTCCAGTCACACAAGCCTCTCCCTTACATTTCAATGAGTTCAGGGCACAACACAACGTTCTAGTGCGCAATTGCCCTTGACCCAACCTTGCCATTAACTACAATTTTACTTTTACTTCACATATAGAAATGGCGGGAAATAGAACGACGTCACGTGCATGTCACACGCATTAACTCTCCAACTTTCCCCGCCATTTCTAAACCCAGACCCGCCGTCTCTCTACTTTCCATTTCCCCACTTTTCAAAACCATCGCTATCTTGCACCGCTGCGCATTTTAGCACCACCGTCCCTGTCTTTCTTTGCCTTCACCGTCCCCAGTCTCACCACTCACCCTGGGTCTCACAGTCCTTCCAAAACTTCGCAATCCCAAACTGTACACGTGGAAATTAGGGTtcaaatttagggttttgttcagATGGGGAATAAGGTCACGGACGAGCTCTTATCCACCGTCCGATCCATCGTGGGCTCGGAATACTCCGACATGGACATAATCAGAGCCCTACACTTGGCCAAAAACGACGCCACCGCCGCGATCAACATAATCTTCGACACGCccaatttcaaatcaaaagaattACCAGCCATTCCCAAAACCCCTAGAGTTTCTCGCACCGTTGCTTCGAATTCTTCGAAGCGAAACGGCTTCGAGAACCAGAATTCAAATTCGAATTCGATAGTGCGCGAAGCAAATGCTACTGATTGCAGCGTTAGTGACTCCGGTGAGGGTTTCGTCGAAGAAGAAGACGTGAGTCGAGAGAGTTCGCTTGGGGACGAGTGGTGGTTCGTAGGTTGCAGTGAAGTTTCCGGGCTGTCCACGAGTAAAGGGAGGAGAGTGAAGACTGGTGATGAAGTGGTGTTCACGTTCCCGCTGAAGAGCAGTTCTTCTCGTTCTCCGTCGCCGGGAAAGGTTTTCGGGAAGGGTCGACAGCACGCTGCGGGGGCTTGTTCGGAGATTGTGAGGTTTTCTACCATAGAATCCGGCGAGGTAATGTGGAAAATAGTAATTTGAGAATCACTGACTGATTGTGAATGTGACTGATTGATCAATTTGAGTCTGATATGTTGTGTTTGAATTGATTGGCGACGTGGTAGATTGGTAGAATACCGAATGAATGGGCACGGTGTCTTTTGCCGCTTGTGAGAGATAAGAAGGTTAAGGTTGAAGGTTGTTGTAAATCTTCTCCTGATGTTTTAGGCATAATGGATACGATTCTTTTGTCGATAAGGTAAATGTAGGTTTTAACTTAATGATGATAATCTGCTTTTGATTTCATGTAATTACGTTATCTTTATGATAGACTCGTAAGTTTTCGAAGATGTTTTGGTTAATTTCACCTCTTAACTAGGTTGGGGTCGAGAAATTGATGACAAGGGTAGCATGGTTAAGATAGTGTTgcatatgattttgttttgaattgtaTAATGTTGTATCTGGTTGGTGTATACAGTGGTTGATGAATTTACATATTGTCTTCAATCTAGTGTATACCTCAATAGTTCTATGTTCCGTAAGCATCACCAGAATTCGCTCAAGGCAGCCAGCAATGCTGCTGAGGAATCAGTAGTTCATCCTCTCCCAAATTTGTTCCGGTTGCTCGGACTAATCCCTTCTAAGAAGGtgataatttgttattttacttGTTTCATCTTTCTCCTTCAAATTTATTCCTTTAATCTGATCATAGATGCTGCTTGTGCTGCTAAATTTGAATATATGATGTAGTTAGCATCTTTTTGTTATCATATATTGTATCCTGCTGAGCTTTTACGTAGAAGTTGTAactgaatttttatttactttattgATTGGTTGTAATTAGGCAGAATTCACTCCCAGTGACTTGTACACAAGGAAGCGGCCTTTAAACCTGGAGGTAGGGAAACATTAAAAGCTTTCTTTTTCTGGCTGTGTTCATGGTGGAGTTTAGAGCTTAATCTTGCTTTAACAGGATAGTTCTGGTCTTCGGGCCTCATTGTTACACGTTAACAAGTCTACGAATCCTTCTCGAAACGAAAATGAAGTGGAAAATGAGGAGTCCATTTCGGATGCTGATCTCGACAACATTGTTGGTGTTGGAAATTGCTCTGAGTTAGAGGTACCGCCATTTCTTAGATGATATTGAACTTTAGTGGGGCTTGCTTATGCCTATAGAAGGTGAAATTACTCAAAAGTGAGATGTGTTATAGGAAATGGATCCCCCTGGTACTCTTCAATGTGAACTTCGACCCTACCAAAAGCAGGCTCTTCATTGGATGATTCAGCTGGAGAAGGGACAATGCCTGGATGAGGCAGCAACAACACTTCATCCATGTTGGGAGGCATACCGTCTTGCAGACAAGTACGTTAGATCATTATGTTATCTGATCCTCTCTAATCTTGAGACTCTATATTCATGGGAGTGTTTGTCTATCTAGGAGGGAGCTGGTTGTCTATTTGAATGCATTTTCAGGTGATGCTACAACAGAATTTCCAAGCACACTGCAAATGGCCAGAGGAGGAGTATGTTCTGAGATGGCTCATacctaattttgattttaattccCATTCGTCATTGTTATAACTCAGTATATTGACTTTATTTTGCAATTAAAGATTCTGGCAGATGCAATGGGTCTTGGGAAGACCATTATGACCATATCCCTCCTCCTTGCTCATTCAGAAAGAGGTGGATCATCAAGTAGTCAGTACATGAGTCACCCGTCAAGTGAAGATAGTGAACCCAGTGGTATGTTGGACCACTGCCAAGATCCGCCAAAGaagacaacaaaaatttcagGTTTTGATAAGTTGATGAAGCAAAAGAACATCCTTATTAATGGTGGAAATTTGATTGTATGTCCTATGACACTTCTAGGCCAGTGGAAGGTATTAGTATTGGAATCCTTATTTACTGTTTGTTATTCTGCATAATTGTATCAAGTGCTTCATTGAAAGTTGGTACTATAAGTAGCAAAGCATATGCATGCTCATATGCTTTTCTGTTTATGAGAGTCAGTCTGAATGATTCAGTGAATTGTCAGGCAGAGATTGAGACTCATGCACAACCAGGGATTTTGTCTCTATATGTTCATTATGGACAAAGTAGACCAAAGGATGCAAGAACTCTAGCTCAGAGTGATGTTGTAATTACCACATATGGAGTGTTAGCCTCAGAGTTCTTGGCAGAGGTAATTTAAACATTCTTGTTAtgtatcaaaaaatttaaacactCGTTCTTTATCATGGAAACTGTCTGAGTATAATTTTCTACCTTTCTTTGCATGAGATCAACAAATGCATTTTTCTTGTTGTATCTGTTTATCTATGTAGAATGCTGAAGACAATGGTGGACTTTACTCAGTTAGATGGTTTAGAGTGATTCTTGATGAGGCACATACCATAAAATCCTCTAAAAGCCAAATTTCTATGGCTGCTACGGCTCTAGTTGCTGATCGTCGCTGGTGTCTTACTGGCACCCCCATCCAGGTCAAGTTTTTATGAAACGTGTTGTAAACTGGTCAAGTTTCCTTGGAAATTATTGTAAACCAAAAAGGGTTCTTGTGAATGAATGTTACTACTTGTTGGgtgtcctctctctctcttagtggCGGCGCCACATAGAGGTCAGGGTGGTTCTAGGACCACCCtgacctggaaaaaaaaaatttatatgtaataattaaatattttttatttatctacccttaaaaaaaaaataggaacaccctcaaaaaaattaggaacaccctcaaaatttttttatgccaataaaattaaagagagatgccatgtccacaacatttttacaatattttcataacaaatcacaggtgattagttattattagttcaaatttgaacctagcactaaaattacttttttatgacaacaataataaccggtaacaacctaccacttaggatttgttgtaaaaatgttgtgaaaatgccatggacatatcatttctcaaaattaaattttggtggaTTATTTGTTACATTTCGGCCGGTACCagtttttagaagaaaaaaagaaaaatccctaAACGGACAAACTCGTCAGCACAGCATGTCATTACCTGTGTCGAATGCCTAAAAAACAAATCCAGCCATCGCAAAGGTCGCccctacttcttcttcttccttttcgtCTTCttcttattgtactatttttggttgttgttttttattatttaattacatatttatgttttaatattataaaacaGTAATTGTTATGTAATAACTAAATGATCTGagtgtcaaaaaagaaaaactaaacgatttgttttatttgaggtttacttatttggatcaataattttatgttgtataagaaaatataaatataaatatatattatttttaattttttttagaaaccccGAAATACCTTGAAATGGTACGTCGAAATAGATCAGTACTGAAATATTCCGTTCCACTAAACAAATCGAAACAGTGTCCAAAACagtattcataacattgctttcaagcaaaaagaaaaagctaaaaaaaaaaaattgaactaaaatctaaaaaagaaaaaattgtaatagagaatctaaagaaaaaaaaattgtaacagagcaaGCCCACCCAAGAACACCCTGAACAATATTCCTGGAGTTGCcactgctctctctctctggtaCTTCTGTGCAATCCTTTTAGCAATCAAATGAACAACTTTACtaaatctgaagaaaaaaggtTCCTTCGAACTCGTCCACTATTTCTTCTAGATGTCTTTTTTAGTCAGTATTTGCTCTCTCCCTCAAGTCTATTTCATAGCTGAGCTCCCACCCAACCCCTTTTGTTAAGCTT
Protein-coding regions in this window:
- the LOC115980060 gene encoding DNA repair protein RAD5A isoform X1, whose product is MGNKVTDELLSTVRSIVGSEYSDMDIIRALHLAKNDATAAINIIFDTPNFKSKELPAIPKTPRVSRTVASNSSKRNGFENQNSNSNSIVREANATDCSVSDSGEGFVEEEDVSRESSLGDEWWFVGCSEVSGLSTSKGRRVKTGDEVVFTFPLKSSSSRSPSPGKVFGKGRQHAAGACSEIVRFSTIESGEIGRIPNEWARCLLPLVRDKKVKVEGCCKSSPDVLGIMDTILLSISVYLNSSMFRKHHQNSLKAASNAAEESVVHPLPNLFRLLGLIPSKKAEFTPSDLYTRKRPLNLEDSSGLRASLLHVNKSTNPSRNENEVENEESISDADLDNIVGVGNCSELEEMDPPGTLQCELRPYQKQALHWMIQLEKGQCLDEAATTLHPCWEAYRLADKRELVVYLNAFSGDATTEFPSTLQMARGGILADAMGLGKTIMTISLLLAHSERGGSSSSQYMSHPSSEDSEPSGMLDHCQDPPKKTTKISGFDKLMKQKNILINGGNLIVCPMTLLGQWKAEIETHAQPGILSLYVHYGQSRPKDARTLAQSDVVITTYGVLASEFLAENAEDNGGLYSVRWFRVILDEAHTIKSSKSQISMAATALVADRRWCLTGTPIQNNLEDIYSLLRFLKVEPWGTWAWWNKLVQKPFEEGDERGLKLVQSILKPIMLRRTKSSTDREGRPIIVLPPADIQVIYCELTEAEKDFYDALFRRSKVKFDQFVEQGRVLHNYASILELLLRLRQCCDHPFLVMSRGDTQEFSDLNKLAKRFLKGSHNAQEGEAKDVPSRAYVQEVVEELRKGEKGECPICLEAFEDAVLTPCAHRLCRECLLASWRNPTSGLCPVCRKIISKQDLITAPTESRFQIDIEKNWVESSKVVALLHELENLRFSGSKSIVFSQWTAFLDLLQIPLSRNNISFVRLDGTLNLQQREKVLKQFSEDSNILVLLMSLKAGGVGINLTAASNAFVLDPWWNPAVEEQAVMRIHRIGQTKSVMIKRFIVKGTVEERMEAVQARKQRMISGALTDQEVRTARIEELKMLFT
- the LOC115980060 gene encoding DNA repair protein RAD5A isoform X2, yielding MGNKVTDELLSTVRSIVGSEYSDMDIIRALHLAKNDATAAINIIFDTPNFKSKELPAIPKTPRVSRTVASNSSKRNGFENQNSNSNSIVREANATDCSVSDSGEGFVEEEDVSRESSLGDEWWFVGCSEVSGLSTSKGRRVKTGDEVVFTFPLKSSSSRSPSPGKVFGKGRQHAAGACSEIVRFSTIESGEIGRIPNEWARCLLPLVRDKKVKVEGCCKSSPDVLGIMDTILLSISVYLNSSMFRKHHQNSLKAASNAAEESVVHPLPNLFRLLGLIPSKKAEFTPSDLYTRKRPLNLEDSSGLRASLLHVNKSTNPSRNENEVENEESISDADLDNIVGVGNCSELEEMDPPGTLQCELRPYQKQALHWMIQLEKGQCLDEAATTLHPCWEAYRLADKRELVVYLNAFSGDATTEFPSTLQMARGGILADAMGLGKTIMTISLLLAHSERGGSSSSQYMSHPSSEDSEPSGMLDHCQDPPKKTTKISGFDKLMKQKNILINGGNLIVCPMTLLGQWKAEIETHAQPGILSLYVHYGQSRPKDARTLAQSDVVITTYGVLASEFLAENAEDNGGLYSVRWFRVILDEAHTIKSSKSQISMAATALVADRRWCLTGTPIQNNLEDIYSLLRFLKVEPWGTWAWWNKLVQKPFEEGDERGLKLVQSILKPIMLRRTKSSTDREGRPIIVLPPADIQVIYCELTEAEKDFYDALFRRSKVKFDQFVEQGRVLHNYASILELLLRLRQCCDHPFLVMSRGDTQEFSDLNKLAKRFLKGSHNAQEGEAKDVPSRAYVQEVVEELRKGEKGECPICLEAFEDAVLTPCAHRLCRECLLASWRNPTSGLCPV